The genomic stretch TGATTTTACCTCTGGGTAACTGTAAAATGGAGTGGGGGGGTTGAATTTGCAGTTATAGATTGGGGCCTTGTCTACAGATCTGCCACCTTCCAAGGTCTTCAGTTGACACAAAAATCTAAAGCACTGGTCAAGAGTTTTACACCAATTCATGATCTCCACTGCTGCTGAATCTTCTGTCTGAACCGAAAATAATCTGTACGTGACCAGGCAGAAAATATTGGATTTCATTTATTTCAATACTTAAACATAAACTCTGCTTGTGTAGAAGCTCGTGATGTGTGAAGTGACTCAAGTCTCTCTGCGTGAGAGTAAGTGAACATAAAATGGAACAGTACAACAGTATATCAGTACAGTATATCAGATATCACCCATCTGATATCccctctccaatcaccttaaaagtatgtcctTTCGCATTAGCCATAACTAACCTGGGGAAAAGGGGCTGagtatccactctatctatgccacttatcatcttctgcacctctatcaagtcttctctcatccccctttgctccaaggagaaagccctggctcactcaacctgtcctcataagacacgctctTTAATCCAGTGACTTGCATCATTATTTGGTTTCAACTAAAAGTTCCATTACAACTAGAAACATTTCTCTCTCAGATCTACATCTTTAAAATTGCCTGTGGGATAAGCTTTGACGTTGGGGTAAATGTAAAAACACGATCTGCTGTCCTCACCTGTCCAGGCTGCAGGTGACTCCAGACCCACTAAGGTGGTTGAATCTCAATTGACTTCTCAGAGAGAGGCAATCAGGGGTGGACAATAAGTGTCCAGCAGTTTCCATGTTGTGTGAACAAACACTGAAAGTGCATTACAGTTAAGTGACGGAGGTATTAACACCATAGAATCAGAGATTTGAGATGGTTAATTATCAGAGTCAACAATGCATAAATTTATAGCACTCATGTTCGGAGACGACCTCTATCTCTAGTTAACATTGAACcatcttttgaatattgaaatctTTTACTTAAAGttatgcaacagtttcttcccccaagctatcagactcctcaatacccgaagcctggactgacaccttgccccactgtcctgtttattatttattgtaaatgcctgctctttttttgtgcactttatgcagtcctgtgtaggtctatagtgtagctttctctgtgttgtgttttttattacgtagttcagtctagttttttgtactgtgttatgtaacaccatggtcctgaaaaacattgtctcatttttactatgcactgtaccagcagttatggtcgaaatgacaataaaagtgacctgacttgacttgaaatgtgcAAGGTAGTCACATTTATTCCAACTTATTCAAAAGTGGGCCAAACTTCACAATAGGGACTATACATTTTGAAGGTATTTGTATTCTGCCCTTGCTGAAGAGCATTCCCCGTTTTCTCAAGCTAGACAGATAGATAATTCCGTTTTAGTTGTAGTTGAAGGTGGTTTTATTATTCAGCAACACGTTACAGGACGCAAGGAGCCGGTGTCAAATAGTGATTCAAATAGTCAAATTCAAATAGTGATTCAAATTCCTTCAATTTCAAACAAGTGCTTCTAACGAATAGATGAACAAACAAGCGATTATGTAACGGTCGACCTAATGTCAAAGGCTAATTGCTTAACAACGTGATTGTAAGTAATCGACAATAGCTGTGAGCTTACAGTTATGCAATGAGATCCAgtaattagaaataaaataacaaCACCAATCAGGAAAGACATAACAATTTACTTTCCTTTAttttattgtcgccaaacaattgatactaaagTGTACAATCATTACAGCGATATtagattctgcgcttcgtgctcccttaagtacaaatcgaagtaaacataataaaaattttaattataaatcataattagaaaagggaaagtaaggtagtgcaagtcaggtccggatatttggaaggtacaatTTGATTTGCTGATGTGGATATGGTGTAAGATACCACATCAATGTATCAATTTTTTCCTGTTATTTATGTTTTGTGTTTCTTCAGGTGCGGCGGGGGGAGAAAATAGAACTGAAAGACAGATGGGATCACAAGGCAATGGGAACCATGTGAGAAATGATTCTGGAGAACCGTCACAGCTTGTGGCCTTGGCCAGCCCCTCCAGTGAACTCATTGAGGAACCTCCTTTCACCCAGGGCCAGGCAAGCTCTGGTGGGCACCATCGTGTTGTTGACTTTCCTGCCCAACCAAAGGATACAAGTGAAGTGGAGCAAGGTACAGACTCCCTGGGATATATAAACAGAGCCTTTGTTGGAGAGCCTCCTCCATATTCTCCACCAGATCCAAAGGCAGTGCACCTCCTCTACCCTTTCTATGAGGCACCTTTCACGGGACAATTGCCTGTCATGTACCAGCCAGGAGCACAGGATCAAGTCTTTTACCAGAACCAGCAAGCCCTACCTGGAAACTACCCTTTCTCAATTGTAAGTAGTGACTCTTTATCATTTTGCCTATGAGGTGTGAGTCTTCGACTACTTTCAACAAGATCCCACTGAGGGGGATCAGCAAGAGCTGGCCATCAGTTGTAAAGGGAACCAGATCCAATTTTTGATAACTCTCTTTTCAGAAAATTTAGATTATTTATGCGCTTTAGTTTCTGTCATTGATGTATTGTGACCAGTCGATTAGTAATATTTGTAAATCCTGCCTGTTGTTTGGCTGCTGTTCCCTCGTGGGATTTGATTTTCCCTGTTCTCCTTGTGCTCAGGTATTCACTTGTGCTTTGGCAGAAGGGCGAAGAAATTCTCTGAAACAAAAATTGTTAATGGGCTCCTTATCCTACTGAATATGGGATGTCAATGTACAGTGATTTCTGGGATGTTCCCGATTTCTCCTTCTTCAGTATCACTCAGAGTTGAGATGACTGTTTCGTGCCCGGTCTGCAGGTTTTGGGGTGGCTGTAAGATCtgtgcaggagtgagggagggtgcTGTCTGCCCACTGAGGAGTTAAATTGAGACTCATTTAGACAAGTGTTAAGTAGGCTTGCGGCTGGTGCTTACAAGTACACAGTTCCCTGAAGTGGCGCCTCATGGTAGTGAGAAGGGCAAGTGTTCTCTGCCTTCACTGGTTGAAGATTTGTGACATCATGCTCgagttggtgaggccacacttacaggattgtgtgaagttctggtcaccacaccaaAGGAAGGATGTGGCTGAGCTGGAGTGGGCGCAGGAAAGCCTGGAGGTCGATCGGAGGTTGGGGGCCGATGACTGGAGCCCTGCGTCTGCAAGTCCACTGAGCAGATCGAAGCCTAATGTCTGTGAGCCCGGAGGCACAGACGGCTGGTCCTGGGGCTGGAGGGCTGTAAGGGGTTGtgaggggtttgttttgctgtgttCTGTACCATTCCACTGAACAAgttgggcatgctacattggcgccAGAAATGTGTAGCAACACTTATGGGCTGGCCCCACACTTTATCCTTGGGTCTCGTTGGTTGTTAACTTAAAcaccacatttcactgtgtgttttgatgcacAAATAAATGGATCAGAATCTAAAAAGTTTCATTAAAATGCTGACTGAACTAGAGGACTTGTAAGGAGACACTGAATAGGTTGGGTCCTTTTTCCCTGGAGTAAgggaggtgacatgatagaggtatatacaaCTATGAGAGGCATTTATAGAGGGGTAGCTACAGTCTTTTCCAGTGTAGGGTTGTTAAAATCTAGAGGCCATGAactgaaggtgagaggagaaggttTAAAGGCAACGTGAGGAGTTTATTTTTCCCACCAGTGGTATTTGGTATCtgtaatgaactgccagaggagatggtggaggcaggGACGGTAACAGCATTTGAGTCATCAGGACAGATAGTTGACTGATCAGTGCACAGAGGCATGTGGAACTGATAAAGATAGGCATGATGGTTGGCAGAGAGATGAAGGGTCGAAGGGCCAACTCTATGGCTGTGTCCCACGAAGAAGAACAAGGGTGATCTTTCATCCATTTTTTACGGCAATTATTCCTCATCCAACATCATCAAAATCCACTATCCATCTCTGAGAGTTTGTGAGCTGACACTTGGTTGCTGTGTTTCCTTACAATGTAACCGGAATATCCAGTGTGTTTCCTTACAATGTAACCGGAATATCCAGTGTATTTCCTTACAATGTAACCGGAATATCCATTGTGTTTCCTTACAATGTAACCGGAATATCCAGTGTATTTCCTTACAATGTAACCGGAATATCCATTGTGTTTCCTTACAATGTAACCGGAATATCCAGTGTATTTCCTTACAATGTAACCGGAATATCCATTGTGTTTCCTTACAATGTAACCGGAATATCCAGTGTATTTCCTTACAATGTAACCGGAATATCCAGTGTGTTTCCTTACAATGTAACCGGAATATCCAGTGTGTTTCCTTACAATGTAACCGGAATATCCAGTGTATTTCCTTACAATGTAACCGGAATATCCAGTGTGTTTCCTTACAATAGTGCCTGTGTTGAGACTGTGAATGAAGCCACTGGACAGACACAGCTGGTAGATATAAAAATCTTTGTTTGGGTGTTTATTGCATTCATGCACATGCAGACAGTGTTTCCTGGTCTGCAGTTAACCCcagtctgcagctccaggaagaccttTGTTCAGAGCtgtattttaaattcaatctacaatccacattcagatctgaagactggttgctgttgaaatgagtacaggtttcccccactatctgaaggtagagcgttcctatgaaaccgtttgtaagccgaaatgttgtaaaacaaagaagcaattatcattaatttatatgggaaaattttttgagcgttcccagacccaaaaaataacctaccaaataacacataaaacctaaaataacactaacatgtagtaaaagcaggaatgatatgataaatatacagcctatataaagtagaaatattgtattacggtgtagtttcacttatcaaattCTGGAAGACactgagccaaaatcgatttggaggaaaaaaatcGGCACCTACACGCCTATGCACGTACACGCATACACaaacaactgcccacacaaggcttcatggtcattgtagtctttctcaggggtAAACagacgtataaagcgggcgtcttttttcataaaagcgaaaatcctctttggttagcgaaaacaggtactaatgtaggtctttcataacagcgagttgtcataaagcgaatgttcgaaatacaggggccacctgtatttccataactccagaatacgccCTAACACCTGCATTCCAAATCAAACAAGTTGGCACTGAGACCATGAAGGGCACTAGGTGGACTTGTTTCCCTTACATAATTCATGGTTATAATGTTCAAAAAAAGCATCTCGCTCTTTGGCCATTGAAATCCACTCTTAAGAGGTCATCAATAGTATTAAAGGCTGTGCTTGTTTTTCTCTGGaacaaaggaggctgaggggtgagctggttcgttcgttatgtgccgtgtcgtatgatgtgggcgatgaTGGTTTTTCCAAGACtaggattgttcttggcaaattttataCAGCAGTAGTttgcatcagtggtcacataaccaggacttgtgatatgcaccccctgctcatacgaccatccacctcctgctcccgTGACTTCACTTGATCTTgactgggggctaagcaggtgctacacattgcccgagggtgacctgcaggctagcggagggaaggagcgccttacacctcctttggtagaaatgtatctccaccctgctaccCAGAGTAGAGAAATAAAATCATAAGGAGCATAAATAGTATAGCCAGAATTGTTTTCTCATATTAGGGGCATCAAAGTcaggagggcataggtttaaaatgAAAGAAAGGAGTTTTAAAGGGGTGAGGTTATTTATAGAGAATGTGTTTGATATCTGGAAGGACATGATGGAATTGGGTACAATTATTACATTTTAGACAGGTACTTAAGTAGGCAATGTGTAAAAGGATGCAGATCCAACACAGGCAGATGGAATTAATGTAGATGGACAAAAAGGGTCAGCATGGATCTGTAGAGCTGATAGaccctgttctgtgctgtacgacTTTTTTCAATTTTCTTTAAGCATATTATTGGACTTACATCCGTACTGTTTTTAAATAGTGCAGTGCAAAGCATATCAACGCCTTGTACAAAATCccatttgctctctctctctgcttttgATCACATTTTATTCGATCTTCCCAGCAAACTGCTTATCAGATCAATTATCAGATCCCTGAGTCCTGTTCTGCACTACTTAGCTGCTGCATTCCCTCTACATTTGAAAAGGACTCAACAAAATTCTGCAGATCATGGAAATTTGAGATGAAAACAAATGAAGGTAAAGACAGCAGAGCCGGAATCATCATCGTGGAGAGGaacggggttaatgtttcagccTGATGACCTTTGCTCAGATCTTCATTCTGAACACAATATTGATGGCACAAATGTGGCTGTAAGATGGGCCTAAAAGTTTAACTGTGGATCTTTAAAGTTGCTCTTCATAGATTGAACGTGTTGACAGAGAAGCTGTATACTTAATACTTAATAGAAGCTCTATACTTAATAGGTGTTTGAAACTCTGTGCATCCTTTGCTGGCTGACTTCAGAACAACTGGAGAATTCAGTGCTGATCTTATCAGCTAGAAGGGAACTAAAGACAGGACGCTTAGTTTACTGTATTAGCATAATGATTAACCGAATCCTCTTGCCTGCAGGGATTCGATCCGGGTTCGGTAAAGCGATCCCACGACCTTCGCTGCTTTTAGGTAGATAGAGCTTGACTCACAAGACTTAGGGCATTAGAGAGCCCCCGGAGGAGGTCATCACCTGCACTTGTACACCCATACATCAGGACACAGGGAACCTTTAGAAGTCTCCGGCTGCACTGAACCGTCAAGAGCACGACGGGCACACGTAATGAGAATACTTTAAAATGTGTTCCTTGCTCTCTTCTGACTCAGCAGCAAGATGTATCCACAAACAAACGATGCTCTGTACACGTGTTAAAGGTTATAAGAAATTGCTTTCTTAgaattatataaagaataaaattttgaaagaaagaaaagtgatTAATAAAATAGTAAAAGGGATGAAATAAGACTTACTGATCAATCTTGAAGCCGTGCCACACAATATATTGTCAAGGTGCACCTCAGTTGTTGGACAAAtttttcagtctctctctctctcccccccttctctccctatctccctctccctctctcatccaTCTCTACTTCTAGCCCTTAGCACTAGTCGTGACACAGCCTAAGAGAAGATCCCCACTTATACAAAGAAATTGCCCCTTTTTATCTTTTTATATTCTTCAAGATCCCTTCAAAAATCTAACATAAATTTTACCTTAGTATTTTCCAACCAAGCATGTTTCTCACCATTATCTAATCTCATGGCTGTAGACTGGTACAGTATTCACACTCAGTACTTAAAACACTGCTGTGGACTAGTTCCCTTGTGTTTTCTCAAAACATTTCCACAACTCAGACTACACCATTTTGTTTTACAAGTTTCCATTTACTGTTACACATATTAACACATACCAAGGAGGAATCAACTTTAACTCTTTCCTTACAACATTGTTCTAATTTGCAGTCACATGACAGCACAACAGGCATCACAGAACTGAAAACCACGTAACATGTACAAAACACCGTTTGCTCTTTCTCCTCCTTCAAACACCCCCCATCAAACACACCTCGCAGGTAGGGCTCTCATACAGAAAGCTACGtgggtagcatagcagttaataCAATCATTTTACACTGTCAGTGATCAGATTGGGGtgtgattcctgctgctgtctgtaaggaatgtgtacgttctccccttgactgcatgtgtttcctccgggtgctctggtttcctcccacagtccaaagacatacagttaagGGTTTGTGAATTATCAGCATGCTGTTagcaccagaagtgtggtgactcTTGCAGACTGTCCCCAGTATAATCCTCTGACTGTGTTGGTCATGAACACAgaatgacacattttactgtgtgtgtgacaaataaaactattaatttttttttaaaaactgagttTTCCAACATTTCCTGTTCTTGTATCACTCTACAGTTCTGTTAGTATCAGCTCCAGGTTTACGTGGGATAGAGTTCCAGTTTGGAAATGGAATTCATGACAACAACCTACATGTTATAGAGCACCTTCGACATTCTTTAGACAAGTTCACAAAACCAATAATCAACCTGATATCGAGCCACGTACCGGGTAAACTGCCTGGAAGCTGAATGAAACAGTTGTATTTAAGAAGGTGCTTAAAAGGGGAGAGGGAGCAGGGGATGTGTGTGTGGTAATATGGGTGTACTGTCGCTTTTGTGGTTCAAGCACCATTAGCTGTTAGCACAACTGTTACTTTTTCTAACAAAACTGTACCACGTTAAGTTGAACTATTACAGCACTATGCCTCAGTTGAAAGTAGAGCTCCACAATTTGTCTTTGATGCTCTTAATCTAAATCAGTCATATAATACTCTGCAGAAGGCACAATACAGCACACCCTCATTAAGGACAGGTATCTACTGTGGCCGTTTTGTTGTTACAGTGATTTAAAGAGAGTGTGGGAAAACAGGAAGTGACTCCCTCAATACTGGAGTAAGGAGTAGCAAACAGGGCTGAAGTTAAGACAATGAAGTGGGACAAAGGGGAAACTTTAGACAATTTGGACCCCCACAACCCAGGAGATActctcatctcactgctgccatcaggaagagggtagaggagcctcaggactcacatcaccaggttcaggagcaattattacccctcatccatcaggctcttgaaccagagaggataacttcactgaactgttcccacaacctatgaactcactttcaaggactcttcatctcatgttttcagtatttattgcttatttacttatcattattatttatttttttctttctttttgtatttgcacagtttgttgccttttgcacgctggttgtccactctgttgGTGCGGATTCTAttgtattgagtatgcccacaggaaaatgaatctcagggttgtatctggtgacgtTTATgcacactgataataaatttgctttgaactttgaacattaatactggagaatctgcagatgctggaaatctggagcatcacacacaaaatgctgaagagattcagcagatcaggcagtgtcaATGGAAGTGAAGAAACAGTTgacgatttgggctgagacccttcagcaggactgaaccTGGGACATTAGTGCTTTTCAAGGCGGTAGCTTTGTAGATGTAGTAAGTGGAAAATGCCTGAGAACAAAATGCAAGTGATCCATGAGGAAAAGAAATCCCAGAACATCACTAACTAACTTGTTGGTACCAAGTAGAGTTGtatagcagagaaacaggccctttggcccaccacttCTGTACTGGCCATCATAAATTTGGAGAACTTTGCAGAGCCAAAGATGGTGGCTTCTCTCCAGTGCTTTGGAGTGCCTGTTGTAGGTAATCCATGTCTCAGACCGTGACCTTTTTGCCAGATTTGACATTGCGATATCTAAATGTCTTTTCGTTCAATAGATAAAAGACTGGACTAGGTGAGGGTGCATTTCATCATTGGTTCTTACCTTTGTAGGGAACTATCTCAGGAGAATGTAAGGATTTCATTGTGAATCTTTATTCAGAGAGCTGTTCTGTTTAGTGGCAGGTCATGGAAAAGGTTGTTGGTAAATCCTATCTTTGTGTGACAGTAATTTAAGTAACTTCACCCTCGTGAACCAGTGGCCAAAGGCTGCTTCCGGAATCACTGAAGAATCCATCCacttagagcaggagttcccagcctggggcccatggaccccttggttaatggtgggGGTCCGTGGCTTATAAAAAAGTTGGGAGCCCCTGGCTTAACGGTATAGTGGATAGCTCAATGGCAAATGTCACGAGCAGCTACAACAGTTATACGTCTCTTTAAACCCTGCTGATTGTTTGCTGAACTGTACGGCACGGATGGTGACAGAGAAGACATACTGCAAATTTAAAACCTGGCTCAGGCGGAAAAGATGAAACACGCGTCGGTGCCTCCACTACTGCAAGAATAGCATCAgttggagttgaagaaccagatcttaTTCCGGGTCACATCACCCCAGgcgttgccagctggttctgctcGAGAAGTGTCGGAGGATTGCGTTGAAGTCTCTTCATGATgatggaaaagacctatggattgctcagagaccggttttactggccccggatgaaaTCGGAGGTCGAAGAATA from Hemitrygon akajei chromosome 7, sHemAka1.3, whole genome shotgun sequence encodes the following:
- the LOC140731118 gene encoding proline rich transmembrane protein 1B isoform X2; translation: METGAAGGENRTERQMGSQGNGNHVRNDSGEPSQLVALASPSSELIEEPPFTQGQASSGGHHRVVDFPAQPKDTSEVEQGTDSLGYINRAFVGEPPPYSPPDPKAVHLLYPFYEAPFTGQLPVMYQPGAQDQVFYQNQQALPGNYPFSIYNYPLPGFQPAQEQRGRPPKDYMVESVLVTVFCCLLSGILAIIFSHETRMAILRGDHDHAEITSRKARMLVLFSLLFGVFVSIGWVIYVVVALYFA
- the LOC140731118 gene encoding proline rich transmembrane protein 1B isoform X3; this translates as MGSQGNGNHVRNDSGEPSQLVALASPSSELIEEPPFTQGQASSGGHHRVVDFPAQPKDTSEVEQGTDSLGYINRAFVGEPPPYSPPDPKAVHLLYPFYEAPFTGQLPVMYQPGAQDQVFYQNQQALPGNYPFSIYNYPLPGFQPAQEQRGRPPKDYMVESVLVTVFCCLLSGILAIIFSHETRMAILRGDHDHAEITSRKARMLVLFSLLFGVFVSIGWVIYVVVALYFA
- the LOC140731118 gene encoding proline rich transmembrane protein 1B isoform X1; its protein translation is MGRARSWRNSAGAAGGENRTERQMGSQGNGNHVRNDSGEPSQLVALASPSSELIEEPPFTQGQASSGGHHRVVDFPAQPKDTSEVEQGTDSLGYINRAFVGEPPPYSPPDPKAVHLLYPFYEAPFTGQLPVMYQPGAQDQVFYQNQQALPGNYPFSIYNYPLPGFQPAQEQRGRPPKDYMVESVLVTVFCCLLSGILAIIFSHETRMAILRGDHDHAEITSRKARMLVLFSLLFGVFVSIGWVIYVVVALYFA